The following coding sequences are from one Streptomyces sp. V3I7 window:
- a CDS encoding histidine phosphatase family protein yields the protein MRHGEVENPDGILYGRLPGYHLSGLGRQMADRVADHLSSRDVTYVVASPLERAQETATPIAKTHGLDLDTDARLIEADNIFQGKTFGVGDGALRKPENWKHLVNPFKPSWGEPYVDQVVRMKRALDAARDKARGHEAVLVSHQLPIWIVRSYIEKRRLWHDPRKRQCTLASLTTFTYQGDRIVSVGYTEPARDLVPAHLLAGAKPVKGKGKGYGA from the coding sequence ATGCGGCACGGCGAGGTGGAGAACCCCGACGGGATCCTCTACGGCAGGCTGCCCGGCTACCACCTGTCGGGGCTCGGGCGGCAGATGGCCGACCGGGTCGCCGACCACCTGTCCTCGCGCGACGTGACGTACGTCGTGGCCTCCCCGCTGGAGCGCGCGCAGGAGACCGCCACCCCGATCGCCAAGACGCACGGTCTCGACCTCGACACCGACGCGCGGCTCATCGAGGCCGACAACATCTTCCAGGGCAAGACCTTCGGCGTCGGCGACGGCGCCCTGCGCAAGCCGGAGAACTGGAAGCACCTGGTCAACCCGTTCAAGCCGTCCTGGGGCGAGCCGTACGTCGACCAGGTCGTGCGGATGAAGCGCGCGCTGGACGCCGCCCGGGACAAGGCGCGCGGGCACGAGGCCGTGCTGGTCAGCCATCAGCTGCCGATCTGGATCGTGCGCTCGTACATCGAGAAGCGGCGGCTGTGGCACGACCCGCGCAAGCGGCAGTGCACGCTCGCCTCGCTGACGACGTTCACGTACCAGGGGGACCGGATCGTCTCGGTCGGCTACACCGAGCCCGCCCGCGATCTGGTCCCGGCCCATCTCCTCGCCGGCGCCAAGCCGGTGAAGGGGAAGGGCAAGGGGTACGGAGCCTGA
- a CDS encoding TlpA disulfide reductase family protein — protein sequence MSTRSRAVLFSAMAAAAALTLSACGSGGTSGGGGNTNFVTGDNGIDTAAQGKRAAAPDLSGRTIDGKTLDVADYKGKVVVLNVWGSWCGPCRAEAPYFAKVSKEYRDKGVQFVGINTRDTSTTPAVAFEKQRGITYPSLYDPTGKLMLRFEKGTLNPQLIPSTLVLDRHGKVAARALQALSEEDLVKMIKPVLAEK from the coding sequence ATGAGTACCCGTAGCCGCGCCGTCCTGTTCAGCGCCATGGCCGCCGCCGCGGCTCTGACCCTGTCCGCGTGCGGCTCCGGCGGCACCTCCGGCGGGGGCGGAAACACCAACTTCGTCACCGGCGACAACGGCATCGACACGGCCGCCCAGGGCAAGCGGGCGGCCGCCCCGGACCTGTCCGGCAGGACGATCGACGGCAAGACCCTCGACGTCGCCGACTACAAGGGCAAGGTCGTCGTCCTCAACGTGTGGGGCTCGTGGTGCGGTCCGTGCCGCGCGGAGGCCCCGTACTTCGCCAAGGTCTCCAAGGAGTACCGGGACAAGGGCGTGCAGTTCGTCGGCATCAACACCCGGGACACCAGCACCACCCCCGCGGTCGCCTTCGAGAAGCAGCGCGGAATCACCTACCCGAGCCTGTACGACCCGACCGGCAAGCTCATGCTCCGGTTCGAGAAGGGCACGCTCAACCCGCAGCTGATCCCGTCCACGCTCGTCCTCGACCGGCACGGCAAGGTCGCCGCGCGTGCGCTGCAGGCGCTGAGCGAGGAGGACCTGGTCAAGATGATCAAGCCGGTCCTGGCGGAGAAGTGA
- a CDS encoding cytochrome c biogenesis CcdA family protein, producing the protein MSAMLTLAAETGRNATVLSGALLLALPVAVLGGLISFFSPCVLPLVPGYLSYVTGVTGTDLGDARRGRMAAGAGLFVLGFTAVFVSGGALFGFFGQTLQEYRDTTSKVLGVLMILLGVFFMGLMPWLTQREFRFHKRPATGLVGAPVLGALFGIGWTPCIGPTLASVVALSSQQASAGRGALLTVAYCLGLGVPFVLTAVAFRKALGAFGWVKRHYVWVMRIGGTMMIVTGVLLLTGAWDRLVQEMQTWSDGFTVGI; encoded by the coding sequence GTGAGCGCGATGCTGACGCTCGCCGCGGAGACGGGGCGCAACGCGACCGTCCTGAGCGGCGCCCTGCTCCTCGCCCTGCCGGTCGCCGTGCTCGGCGGGCTCATCTCCTTCTTCTCCCCGTGCGTACTGCCGCTCGTCCCCGGCTACCTCTCCTACGTGACCGGCGTCACCGGCACCGACCTCGGCGACGCCCGCCGGGGCCGGATGGCCGCGGGCGCCGGACTGTTCGTGCTGGGCTTCACCGCCGTGTTCGTCTCCGGCGGGGCGCTGTTCGGGTTCTTCGGGCAGACGCTCCAGGAGTACCGGGACACCACGTCCAAGGTGCTCGGCGTGCTGATGATCCTGCTGGGCGTGTTCTTCATGGGGCTGATGCCCTGGCTGACCCAGCGTGAGTTCCGCTTCCACAAGCGGCCGGCCACGGGACTGGTGGGCGCGCCGGTCCTCGGCGCGCTGTTCGGGATCGGCTGGACGCCCTGCATCGGCCCGACGCTCGCCTCCGTGGTCGCCCTGTCGTCCCAGCAGGCCAGCGCCGGCCGCGGCGCCCTGCTGACCGTCGCGTACTGCCTGGGCCTCGGCGTCCCGTTCGTGCTCACCGCCGTCGCCTTCCGCAAGGCCCTGGGCGCCTTCGGCTGGGTCAAGCGCCACTATGTCTGGGTGATGCGCATCGGCGGCACGATGATGATCGTGACCGGTGTGCTGCTGCTGACCGGGGCGTGGGACCGCCTGGTGCAGGAGATGCAGACCTGGTCCGACGGCTTCACTGTGGGGATCTGA
- a CDS encoding cytochrome c biogenesis protein ResB codes for MSTTAKTGPDNAGAEDQDLGAAGSQLSTAPVEDAPGVPSLGVIGWARWFWRQLTSMRVALLLLLLLSLGAIPGSLIPQTGIDATKVADFRKAHETLAPVYDKLGLFHVYSSVWFSAIYILLFVSLIGCIVPRTWQFTGQLRGRPPGAPKRLTRLPAYTTWRTETDPERVREAALALLKKRRFRAHLAGDAVAAEKGYVRELGNLVFHIALIVLLIAFAWGQLYKSDGTKLVVEGDGFSNSMLQYDDFKSGSLFSNDDLVPFSFDLKDFKGTYEVSGPNKGTPRTYQARLAYSEGAYGRQKPVTVKVNRPLHIGDAKVYLVSHGYAPVVTVRDGKGRVVYHDAVPLLPLDGNVTSSGVVKVMDGYKNPKGASEQLGFQAFFVPTFGGRASGTMLSRFPALLNPLLAVNAYHGDLGVDSGLPQSVYQLDKKHMKEFKDPQGNLLKKLLKPGQSLTLPNGAGSITFEKDIKEWAGFEVVQEPAGGWALGGAVAAIFGLAASLFIQRRRVWVRAVRGADGVTVVEMAGLGRSESAKVPEELGELAGILYDQAPGAPGDPEAEPDGVSDSDSDAAVAAEGAER; via the coding sequence ATGAGCACGACTGCGAAAACAGGGCCGGACAACGCCGGGGCCGAGGACCAGGACCTGGGCGCCGCGGGCTCCCAGCTCTCCACCGCACCCGTGGAGGACGCGCCCGGCGTGCCCTCCCTCGGCGTCATCGGCTGGGCGCGCTGGTTCTGGCGCCAGCTCACCTCTATGCGGGTCGCGCTGCTGCTGCTCCTGCTGCTGTCGCTCGGCGCGATCCCCGGTTCGCTGATCCCGCAGACCGGCATCGACGCCACCAAGGTCGCCGACTTCCGCAAGGCCCACGAGACGCTCGCGCCGGTCTACGACAAGCTCGGCCTCTTCCACGTCTACAGCTCGGTGTGGTTCTCCGCGATCTACATCCTGCTGTTCGTCTCCCTCATCGGCTGCATCGTGCCCCGCACCTGGCAGTTCACGGGCCAGCTGCGCGGCCGTCCGCCGGGCGCCCCCAAGCGGCTGACCCGGCTGCCCGCGTACACGACCTGGCGCACCGAGACCGACCCCGAGCGGGTCCGCGAGGCCGCGCTCGCGCTGCTGAAGAAGCGCCGCTTCCGCGCCCACCTCGCCGGTGACGCGGTCGCCGCCGAGAAGGGGTACGTCCGCGAGCTGGGCAACCTGGTCTTCCACATCGCGCTGATCGTGCTGCTGATCGCCTTCGCGTGGGGCCAGTTGTACAAGTCGGACGGCACCAAGCTGGTCGTCGAGGGCGACGGGTTCTCCAACTCGATGCTCCAGTACGACGACTTCAAGTCCGGCAGCCTCTTCAGCAACGACGACCTGGTGCCGTTCAGCTTCGACCTCAAGGACTTCAAGGGCACCTACGAGGTGTCCGGTCCCAACAAGGGCACCCCGCGCACCTACCAGGCCCGGCTCGCCTACAGCGAGGGCGCGTACGGCAGGCAGAAGCCGGTCACCGTCAAGGTCAACCGGCCGCTGCACATCGGCGACGCCAAGGTGTACCTCGTCAGCCACGGCTACGCGCCGGTCGTGACCGTCCGCGACGGCAAGGGCCGCGTCGTCTACCACGACGCCGTGCCGCTGCTGCCGCTCGACGGCAACGTGACCTCCTCCGGCGTGGTCAAGGTGATGGACGGCTACAAGAACCCGAAGGGCGCGAGCGAACAGCTCGGCTTCCAGGCGTTCTTCGTGCCGACCTTCGGCGGCCGGGCGAGCGGCACGATGCTGTCCCGGTTCCCGGCGCTGCTGAACCCCCTGCTCGCGGTGAACGCGTACCACGGTGACCTGGGCGTCGACTCGGGGCTGCCGCAGAGCGTGTACCAGCTCGACAAGAAGCACATGAAGGAGTTCAAGGACCCCCAGGGCAACCTGCTGAAGAAGCTGCTGAAGCCCGGCCAGTCCCTCACACTCCCGAACGGCGCCGGCTCGATCACCTTCGAGAAGGACATCAAGGAGTGGGCCGGCTTCGAGGTCGTCCAGGAGCCGGCCGGCGGCTGGGCGCTCGGCGGCGCCGTCGCCGCGATCTTCGGCCTGGCCGCGTCCCTGTTCATCCAGCGCCGCCGCGTCTGGGTGCGCGCCGTGCGGGGCGCCGACGGCGTCACCGTCGTCGAGATGGCCGGCCTCGGCCGCAGCGAGTCCGCCAAGGTGCCCGAGGAGCTGGGCGAGCTGGCCGGAATCCTCTACGACCAGGCGCCCGGGGCCCCGGGTGACCCGGAGGCGGAGCCGGACGGTGTCTCCGACTCCGACTCCGACGCTGCAGTAGCCGCCGAAGGGGCTGAGCGTTGA
- a CDS encoding SRPBCC domain-containing protein: MSGSIEQGTSQTHGNTHISHYLVRLPRPMGDVWPAVATPEGLAGWFTDAEELEPRLGGHVTLRDLGSGQITAWDVDRVAEYTVEGGGRIRFHLEPDGEDGSALRFTHEFQGEEEPQRHWPARFERLIDILASAS, encoded by the coding sequence ATGAGCGGTTCCATCGAACAGGGCACCAGCCAGACCCACGGGAACACGCACATATCGCACTACCTGGTGCGGCTCCCACGGCCCATGGGCGACGTCTGGCCCGCGGTGGCCACCCCGGAGGGGCTCGCGGGGTGGTTCACCGACGCCGAGGAGCTCGAGCCCCGGCTGGGCGGCCATGTCACGTTGCGGGACCTGGGCAGCGGCCAGATCACCGCGTGGGACGTGGACCGCGTCGCCGAGTACACGGTGGAGGGCGGCGGCCGGATCCGCTTCCATCTGGAGCCGGACGGCGAGGACGGCAGCGCCCTGCGCTTCACCCACGAGTTCCAGGGCGAGGAGGAGCCGCAGCGGCACTGGCCCGCCCGATTCGAACGTCTGATTGACATCCTGGCGTCCGCCTCCTGA
- a CDS encoding nucleoside deaminase has translation MEQELARTWLATAVAEARAGLAEGGIPVGAALYGPDGTLLGRGRNRRVQDDDPSVHAETAAFRAAGRQRTYNGTTMVTTLSPCWYCSGLVRQFGISRVVIGEAVTFHGGHGWLAEHGVEIVLLDDPGCIELMRAFVQDHPDLWHEDIGA, from the coding sequence ATGGAACAGGAACTGGCCCGCACCTGGCTCGCCACCGCCGTCGCCGAGGCCCGCGCCGGCCTCGCCGAGGGCGGCATCCCCGTCGGCGCCGCGCTCTACGGCCCCGACGGCACCCTCCTCGGCCGCGGCCGCAACCGCCGCGTCCAGGACGACGACCCGTCCGTGCACGCGGAGACGGCCGCCTTCCGCGCGGCGGGACGGCAGCGGACGTACAACGGCACGACGATGGTGACGACGCTGTCGCCCTGCTGGTACTGCTCCGGTCTGGTACGGCAGTTCGGCATCTCGCGCGTCGTGATCGGCGAGGCAGTCACCTTCCACGGCGGCCACGGCTGGCTGGCCGAGCACGGCGTGGAGATCGTGCTCCTGGACGACCCCGGCTGCATCGAGCTGATGCGCGCCTTCGTCCAGGACCATCCGGACCTGTGGCACGAGGACATCGGCGCCTGA
- a CDS encoding CDP-alcohol phosphatidyltransferase family protein, whose product MGAAPVLEELREVCHPHAKLASRNGEHWAGRLYMRAVSLRLTRQLVRTSVTPDQLTWTMVVCGVASGAALMIPGLTGAVLAVVLMQLFLLFDCADGEVARWKGQNSATGIYVDRLGAYLADAALMAGAGYRAAENGFGGWLSLGIATALGVVLLKASTDLVDVARARRGLTVVDDEATRPRSQGVAAVRRLAAAFKIHRVTNGIEASLVLLAAAVADTLTGGIDPTRWTLAALAAITWLMVPAHLLSILSSSRLR is encoded by the coding sequence ATGGGTGCTGCTCCGGTTCTGGAGGAGCTGCGGGAGGTCTGTCATCCGCACGCCAAGCTGGCGAGCCGCAACGGGGAGCACTGGGCGGGGCGCCTGTACATGCGGGCGGTCTCGCTGCGGCTGACCCGTCAGCTGGTGCGCACCTCCGTCACGCCGGACCAGCTGACCTGGACCATGGTGGTGTGCGGGGTCGCCTCCGGCGCGGCGCTCATGATCCCGGGCCTGACGGGCGCCGTCCTGGCCGTCGTCCTCATGCAGCTGTTCCTGCTCTTCGACTGTGCGGACGGCGAGGTCGCCCGCTGGAAGGGGCAGAACAGCGCGACCGGCATCTACGTCGACCGCCTCGGCGCCTATCTCGCGGACGCCGCGCTGATGGCGGGCGCCGGGTACCGCGCGGCGGAGAACGGCTTCGGCGGCTGGCTGTCGCTCGGTATCGCCACCGCCCTCGGCGTCGTCCTGCTCAAGGCCTCGACCGACCTGGTGGACGTGGCCCGGGCCCGCCGGGGCCTCACCGTCGTCGACGACGAGGCGACCCGCCCGCGCTCGCAGGGCGTCGCGGCCGTTCGCCGCCTCGCGGCAGCCTTCAAGATCCACCGCGTGACGAACGGCATAGAGGCCTCCCTGGTCCTGCTGGCCGCGGCCGTCGCCGACACACTGACCGGCGGAATCGACCCCACCCGCTGGACCCTGGCCGCCCTGGCCGCCATCACATGGCTGATGGTCCCGGCCCACCTGCTGTCGATCCTGTCTTCCTCGCGGCTGCGCTGA
- a CDS encoding PLD nuclease N-terminal domain-containing protein yields the protein MFRLLMYLVPLALTVFALIDCLNTPEDEARHLPKIAWVFIILIFWIVGPIVWLATGKVRRPPANGRTPSEWHSNHRMRYVAPDDNPEFLRSLKEENRKDEALLKDWEADLRRREEELRRRERDESGPKTAD from the coding sequence ATGTTCAGGCTGCTGATGTACCTGGTACCGCTGGCGCTGACGGTCTTCGCCCTCATCGACTGCCTGAACACCCCCGAGGACGAGGCCCGGCACCTGCCGAAGATCGCCTGGGTCTTCATCATCCTGATCTTCTGGATCGTCGGCCCGATCGTCTGGCTCGCCACGGGCAAGGTCCGCCGTCCCCCGGCGAACGGCCGCACCCCCTCGGAGTGGCACAGCAACCACCGCATGCGGTACGTCGCCCCCGACGACAACCCCGAGTTCCTCCGCTCCCTCAAGGAGGAGAACAGGAAGGACGAGGCCCTCCTCAAGGACTGGGAGGCCGACCTCCGCCGCCGCGAGGAGGAACTGCGCCGCAGGGAGCGGGACGAGAGCGGCCCGAAGACCGCCGACTGA
- a CDS encoding menaquinone biosynthesis decarboxylase yields MAYDDLRSLLRALEREGDLKRIKAQVDPYLEVGEIVDRVQKSGGPALLFENVKGSSMPLAMNVYGTDRRLLKALGLTSYGEISEKIGGLLRPELPHGFMGVREAFGKLGAMAHVPPKKVKSENAPVQEVVLHGDEVDLERLPAVFTWPQDGGSFFNLGLTHTKDPETGIRNLGLYRLQRHDKRTIGMHWQIHKDSRNHYQVAARKGERLPVAIAFGCPPAVTYASTAPLPGDIDEYLFAGLIAGKRIEMVDCKTVPLQVPANAEVVLEGWLEPGEMLPEGPFGDHTGFYTPQEPFPALKIDCVTMRKRPLLQSIVVGRPPTEDGPLGRATERFFLPLLKIIIPDIVDYHLPEAGGFHNCAIVSIDKKYPKHAQKVMSAIWGAHMMSLTKLIVVVDSDCDVHDLHEVAWRALGNTDYARDLTVAEGPVDHLDHASYQQFWGGKAGIDATKKWPEEGYTRDGGWPDMVLPDPDTAEQVTRRWKEYGL; encoded by the coding sequence ATGGCTTATGACGATCTTCGCTCCCTGTTGAGGGCTTTGGAGCGCGAGGGAGACCTCAAGCGCATCAAGGCCCAGGTCGATCCGTACCTGGAGGTCGGGGAGATCGTCGACCGGGTACAGAAGTCCGGCGGTCCGGCACTGCTCTTCGAGAACGTGAAGGGCTCCTCGATGCCCCTCGCGATGAACGTCTACGGCACCGACCGCCGCCTCCTGAAGGCCCTCGGTCTCACGTCGTACGGCGAGATCAGCGAGAAGATCGGCGGCCTGCTGCGCCCCGAACTGCCGCACGGCTTCATGGGCGTGCGCGAGGCGTTCGGCAAGCTCGGCGCGATGGCGCACGTCCCGCCGAAGAAGGTCAAGTCCGAGAACGCGCCGGTGCAGGAGGTCGTCCTGCACGGTGACGAGGTGGACCTGGAGCGGCTTCCGGCCGTCTTCACCTGGCCCCAGGACGGCGGCTCCTTCTTCAACCTGGGCCTCACCCACACCAAGGACCCCGAGACCGGCATCCGCAACCTCGGTCTCTACCGCCTCCAGCGCCACGACAAGCGCACCATCGGCATGCACTGGCAGATCCACAAGGACAGCCGCAACCACTACCAGGTGGCCGCGCGGAAGGGCGAACGGCTCCCGGTCGCCATCGCCTTCGGCTGCCCGCCCGCCGTGACGTACGCCTCCACCGCCCCGCTCCCCGGCGACATCGACGAGTACCTCTTCGCCGGGCTCATCGCGGGCAAGCGCATCGAGATGGTCGACTGCAAGACCGTGCCGCTCCAGGTGCCGGCCAACGCCGAGGTCGTCCTGGAGGGCTGGCTGGAGCCCGGCGAGATGCTGCCGGAGGGCCCGTTCGGCGACCACACCGGTTTCTACACGCCCCAGGAGCCCTTCCCGGCGCTGAAGATCGACTGCGTCACGATGCGCAAGCGCCCGCTGCTCCAGTCGATCGTCGTCGGCCGGCCGCCGACGGAGGACGGCCCCCTCGGCCGCGCCACCGAGCGGTTCTTCCTGCCGCTGCTCAAGATCATCATCCCGGACATCGTGGACTACCACCTGCCCGAGGCCGGCGGCTTCCACAACTGCGCGATCGTCTCGATCGACAAGAAGTACCCGAAGCATGCGCAGAAGGTGATGTCCGCGATCTGGGGGGCACACATGATGTCCCTGACCAAGCTGATCGTGGTCGTCGACTCCGACTGCGACGTCCACGATCTGCACGAGGTCGCCTGGCGGGCGCTGGGCAACACGGACTACGCCCGTGACCTCACGGTCGCCGAAGGTCCCGTCGACCACCTCGACCACGCCTCGTACCAGCAGTTCTGGGGCGGCAAGGCGGGGATCGACGCGACGAAGAAGTGGCCCGAGGAGGGCTACACGCGCGACGGGGGCTGGCCGGACATGGTCCTGCCCGACCCGGATACGGCCGAACAGGTGACCCGGCGCTGGAAGGAGTACGGACTGTGA
- the mqnP gene encoding menaquinone biosynthesis prenyltransferase MqnP has translation MTSASAAISQPGRTKAFLRLVMIEHSVFALPFAYIASLTAMYEWDQHLHWAKLLLVTVCMVGLRTFAMAVNRIIDREIDARNPRTAGRELVTGAMSVRHAWTGALIALVIFLGAAALLNPLCLALAPVAVIPMVVYPYGKRFTNFPQAILGLAQAMGPIGGWLAISGQWSWNALILGLAVGIWIGGFDLIYACQDVEADREHGVLSVPARFGIPAAIWGARVCHVITTGLFVWYALATGAGAFFWLGLVIVAGAFVYEHRIVRPHDLSRLSRAFFTVNGFIGIALFACALLDLLVRGLSV, from the coding sequence GTGACCAGTGCCTCCGCCGCGATCTCCCAGCCAGGACGCACCAAGGCGTTCCTGCGCCTGGTGATGATCGAGCACTCCGTCTTCGCGCTGCCCTTCGCCTACATCGCCTCGCTGACCGCGATGTACGAGTGGGACCAGCACCTCCACTGGGCCAAGCTGCTCCTGGTCACCGTCTGCATGGTGGGCCTGCGTACCTTCGCGATGGCCGTGAACCGGATCATCGACCGCGAGATCGACGCCCGTAACCCGCGCACCGCGGGCCGCGAGCTGGTCACCGGCGCCATGTCGGTCCGGCACGCCTGGACCGGCGCGCTCATCGCGCTGGTGATCTTCCTCGGCGCCGCGGCCCTGCTGAACCCGCTGTGCCTGGCGCTGGCGCCGGTCGCGGTGATCCCGATGGTGGTCTATCCGTACGGGAAACGTTTCACGAACTTCCCGCAGGCGATCCTCGGCCTCGCCCAGGCGATGGGACCGATCGGCGGCTGGCTCGCGATCAGCGGCCAGTGGTCCTGGAACGCGCTGATCCTGGGCCTCGCGGTGGGCATCTGGATCGGCGGCTTCGACCTGATCTACGCCTGCCAGGACGTCGAGGCCGACCGCGAGCACGGCGTCCTGTCGGTGCCGGCCCGCTTCGGCATCCCGGCGGCCATCTGGGGCGCCCGGGTCTGCCACGTGATCACGACGGGCCTGTTCGTCTGGTACGCGCTGGCCACCGGCGCGGGCGCCTTCTTCTGGCTGGGCCTGGTCATCGTCGCCGGTGCCTTCGTCTACGAGCACCGGATCGTCCGCCCGCACGACCTGTCCCGCCTCAGCAGGGCGTTCTTCACGGTCAACGGCTTCATCGGCATCGCCCTGTTCGCGTGCGCGCTCCTCGACCTGCTGGTGCGCGGACTGTCCGTCTGA
- a CDS encoding UbiX family flavin prenyltransferase: MKPGQTQRRPWIVGVSGASGTPYAAAVLRALLDAGESVDLVVSRASRLTLLDETGISFRDAHWQDDLREWLGRGADGKPGTFTVDDADLARVRYWSAGDLAAGPSSGSYPAKGMLIVPASTACVAGVALGLSKDLLQRTASVTLKERRTLVVAVREAPLNGQTLRHLVSLDDAGAAVVPASPAFYAGATHIQDLVDFVAGRVLDAAGVEHGLYRRWKGELGGGTRPE; the protein is encoded by the coding sequence ATGAAGCCAGGACAGACGCAGCGCCGGCCTTGGATCGTGGGGGTGTCGGGGGCCTCCGGCACGCCGTATGCCGCGGCCGTCCTGCGGGCGCTCCTGGACGCGGGGGAGAGCGTCGACCTGGTCGTCAGCCGGGCCTCGCGGCTCACGCTGCTCGACGAGACCGGCATCTCCTTCCGCGACGCGCACTGGCAGGACGACCTGCGGGAATGGCTGGGCCGGGGGGCCGACGGCAAGCCCGGGACCTTCACCGTGGACGACGCGGACCTCGCGCGCGTGCGGTACTGGAGCGCGGGCGACCTGGCGGCCGGGCCGTCCTCGGGGTCGTACCCCGCGAAGGGCATGCTCATCGTGCCCGCCTCCACCGCCTGCGTGGCCGGTGTCGCGCTCGGACTGTCCAAGGACCTGCTCCAGCGCACGGCGAGCGTCACCCTCAAGGAGCGGCGCACGCTGGTCGTCGCCGTGCGGGAGGCCCCGCTGAACGGCCAGACGCTGCGGCACCTGGTGAGCCTGGACGACGCGGGCGCGGCCGTGGTGCCCGCGTCCCCCGCCTTCTACGCCGGGGCCACCCACATCCAGGACCTGGTCGACTTCGTCGCCGGACGCGTCCTCGACGCGGCCGGGGTCGAACACGGTCTCTACCGCCGCTGGAAGGGCGAACTCGGCGGTGGCACACGGCCCGAGTGA
- a CDS encoding Lrp/AsnC family transcriptional regulator, with product MDAVDRQLIQALRENGRASYAELGRLVGLSGPSVTDRINRLEAAGVITGYRATVDAASLGLGVTALIGISLSDAADHEDVAGRLKDLPEIEDCWFIAGDDSYMLKARAADVDGLERIIRRLSGTKGVSRTRTTIVLSTKWENRVGELPEEV from the coding sequence ATGGACGCGGTGGACAGGCAGCTCATCCAGGCCCTGAGGGAGAACGGCCGGGCCTCCTACGCGGAACTGGGGCGCCTCGTCGGACTGTCGGGCCCCAGCGTCACCGACCGCATCAACCGGCTGGAGGCGGCCGGCGTCATCACCGGCTACCGCGCCACCGTGGACGCCGCCTCGCTCGGCCTCGGGGTCACCGCCCTGATCGGTATCTCGCTCTCCGACGCCGCCGACCACGAGGACGTGGCGGGCCGGCTGAAGGACCTGCCCGAGATCGAGGACTGCTGGTTCATCGCGGGCGACGACTCCTACATGCTCAAGGCCCGTGCGGCGGACGTCGACGGGCTGGAGCGCATCATCCGGCGGCTCAGCGGCACCAAGGGCGTCTCCCGGACCCGGACCACGATCGTGCTCTCCACGAAGTGGGAGAACCGGGTCGGGGAACTGCCCGAAGAGGTTTAA